The uncultured Cohaesibacter sp. genome window below encodes:
- a CDS encoding SDR family oxidoreductase: MEPSEKRTLLLTGASRGIGHATVKRFSDAGWRVFSCSRQAFSDKCPWPMGEENHIQVDLADPETIEDAIVLIKKRLKAHGGKLHALVNNAAISPKDEEGQRLDSLETPLELWHKVFAVNFFAPIMLARGLIDELKATEGSIVNVTSIAGMRVHPYAGAAYATSKAALASLTREMAADFGPHGIRVNAIAPGEIDTSILSPGTEKIVRTIPMRRLGKPSEVADTIYYLCTEASSYVSGAEIHINGGQHV, encoded by the coding sequence ATGGAACCTTCGGAGAAAAGAACGCTTCTGCTGACCGGCGCCAGCCGCGGCATTGGCCATGCCACCGTCAAACGCTTTTCGGACGCCGGATGGCGCGTATTCAGTTGCTCTCGCCAGGCATTTTCAGACAAATGCCCATGGCCGATGGGCGAGGAGAACCACATTCAGGTGGACCTTGCCGATCCGGAAACCATCGAAGACGCCATTGTCCTGATCAAGAAGCGGCTAAAGGCCCACGGCGGCAAGCTACATGCGCTGGTCAACAATGCGGCCATCAGCCCCAAGGATGAGGAAGGGCAGCGGCTGGACAGCCTGGAGACCCCGCTCGAGCTATGGCACAAGGTGTTTGCGGTCAATTTCTTTGCCCCCATCATGCTTGCCCGCGGCCTGATTGATGAGCTGAAGGCAACGGAGGGTTCCATCGTCAACGTGACCTCGATCGCCGGCATGCGGGTGCATCCCTATGCCGGGGCGGCCTATGCCACCTCGAAAGCGGCCCTGGCCTCGCTCACCCGCGAAATGGCCGCCGACTTCGGCCCGCATGGCATCCGGGTCAACGCCATCGCACCGGGGGAAATCGACACCTCCATCCTGTCTCCGGGTACGGAGAAGATCGTCAGAACCATTCCCATGCGTCGGCTGGGCAAACCTTCCGAGGTGGCAGATACCATCTACTACCTGTGCACGGAAGCCAGCTCCTATGTTTCCGGGGCAGAGATTCACATCAACGGCGGTCAGCATGTCTGA
- the bfr gene encoding bacterioferritin, with protein sequence MKGNETVIEYLNKGLRSELTAVNQYWLHYRLLDDWGFSKMAAKWREESIEEMHHADKFITRILFLEGHPNLQTLDPLMIGQSIEEILESDLKGEISARALYKEGRDACNEAGDYISMKLFEELMADEEGHIDFLETQLNLLATLGKTKYAQLQAEDAGAGED encoded by the coding sequence ATGAAGGGTAATGAAACTGTCATTGAATATCTCAACAAGGGTTTGCGCAGCGAGCTGACGGCGGTCAATCAATACTGGCTGCATTACCGGCTGCTGGATGACTGGGGTTTCTCCAAGATGGCAGCCAAATGGCGCGAGGAATCCATCGAGGAAATGCACCACGCCGACAAGTTCATCACGCGTATCCTCTTTCTGGAAGGCCATCCCAATCTGCAGACGCTTGATCCGCTGATGATCGGCCAGTCCATCGAGGAAATCCTTGAAAGCGACCTCAAGGGCGAAATTTCGGCTCGCGCGCTCTACAAGGAAGGGCGTGATGCCTGCAACGAGGCGGGCGACTATATCAGCATGAAGCTTTTCGAAGAGTTGATGGCCGACGAGGAGGGCCATATCGACTTCCTCGAGACCCAGCTCAATCTGTTGGCAACCCTTGGCAAGACCAAATACGCCCAATTGCAGGCTGAAGACGCAGGCGCTGGCGAAGACTGA
- a CDS encoding ABC transporter substrate-binding protein: MLAASLTLMPHMARAGMSDGKDWSAVLEKAKGQTVYFHAWGGADRINAYIGWAADTVGKRYGVTVKHVKVSDTANVVSQIIAEKAAGKEAGGAVDLVWINGENFAALKRQGLLLPMSWAPDLPNYRFADIKGKPTLTTDFTVPTDGLESPWGMAQLSFFYDSAITHDVPKSAAALLDWAKAHPGRFAYPKPPDFLGSTFLKQLALELADDPAVLASPVNEESYKGVSQKLFAYLDALHPYLWHGAKAFPDNVSSLRNLLADGEIDIAFTFNPGDASSAIANNELPDTVRSFTFSGGTIGNSHFVAIPFNANAPEGAMVLADFLLSPEAQARKQDPAIWGDPTVLDIASLSQEDKARFEALDLGVATLKPEDFGPALPEPHASWMERLEKDWTAHYGVQ; this comes from the coding sequence ATGCTGGCCGCCTCGCTCACCCTGATGCCACATATGGCAAGAGCCGGAATGAGTGATGGCAAGGATTGGTCGGCTGTGCTCGAAAAGGCAAAGGGGCAGACCGTCTATTTCCACGCTTGGGGCGGGGCTGATCGCATCAACGCATATATCGGCTGGGCAGCCGATACCGTCGGGAAGCGCTATGGCGTGACCGTCAAGCATGTGAAGGTCAGTGATACCGCCAACGTCGTCTCCCAGATCATTGCGGAAAAGGCGGCAGGCAAGGAGGCGGGCGGCGCTGTTGATCTGGTCTGGATCAATGGCGAGAATTTTGCCGCCCTCAAACGACAGGGGTTGCTATTGCCCATGAGCTGGGCACCGGATCTGCCCAACTACAGATTTGCCGACATCAAGGGCAAACCGACCTTGACCACAGACTTCACCGTGCCCACCGATGGTCTTGAAAGCCCCTGGGGCATGGCGCAGTTGTCCTTCTTCTACGATAGTGCCATCACCCACGATGTGCCCAAATCGGCGGCTGCACTACTCGATTGGGCAAAGGCCCATCCGGGCCGGTTTGCCTATCCAAAGCCGCCGGATTTTCTCGGCTCCACCTTCCTCAAGCAGCTGGCGCTCGAATTGGCCGATGATCCCGCGGTGCTCGCCAGTCCGGTGAACGAGGAGAGCTACAAGGGTGTTTCGCAAAAGCTCTTTGCCTATCTCGATGCCCTGCACCCCTATCTCTGGCATGGGGCCAAGGCCTTCCCGGACAATGTCTCCAGCCTCAGGAACCTGCTGGCCGACGGCGAAATAGACATCGCGTTCACCTTCAATCCCGGAGATGCCTCCTCGGCGATAGCCAATAACGAGCTGCCTGATACGGTCCGTTCCTTCACCTTCAGTGGCGGCACCATCGGCAACAGCCACTTTGTGGCCATTCCCTTCAACGCCAATGCCCCGGAAGGGGCCATGGTTCTGGCCGATTTCCTGCTGTCTCCGGAGGCGCAGGCCCGCAAGCAGGATCCGGCGATCTGGGGCGACCCGACCGTGCTCGACATCGCCAGCCTTTCCCAAGAAGACAAGGCTCGTTTCGAGGCTCTGGACCTTGGCGTGGCGACGCTGAAGCCGGAAGATTTCGGCCCCGCCCTGCCTGAACCGCACGCCTCATGGATGGAACGGCTCGAGAAGGACTGGACCGCCCACTACGGCGTGCAATAA
- a CDS encoding ABC transporter permease subunit, with amino-acid sequence MRLRPLHLVPMLAGMVMVGPVIAGLMGALLPAFGWLPVLGGEQISLAPMRELLAIPGLGRSVLLSLASGLVTTLLALLMVIGLLAGWSGTRLFRWLERLISPLLSIPHAAAALGLAFLFAPSGWLVRMVSPHLTGWSRPPDWLFPHDPFGLAMIAGLTIKEIPFLLLVSLAALPQVNPRAMTEVARSLGYGPVMGWLHAVWPRLYRQIRLPVFAVIAYASSVVDVALILGPTNPPPLAVQLTRWMSDPDLAMRFLASAGAILQLVVTLAALALWWGGERLAGWLTGCLVLSGVRFQRDDWLRRLAALLNMVVVAVMLWGLAGLVLWSFAGLWRFPEALPSALSLKIWQMQGGMLIEPLRNAVLIGGLATAIGLVLTLSVLEAESRLGERAGRWSQLLVYLPLIVPQVAFLFGLQLIILSSGGAYSLWAMVLGHLVFVLPYVFLSLGDQWRALDPRYARMAASLGHSAWTTFWCLRLPLLTRPILTAAAVGFAVSIGQYLPTLLIGGGRWETITTEAVALSAGGNRRLIGVYALMQMLLPFCAFLIAMGLPALLFRNRRGMAPTTTR; translated from the coding sequence ATGCGCCTGCGCCCTCTTCATCTCGTTCCGATGCTTGCTGGCATGGTGATGGTCGGTCCGGTGATAGCCGGACTGATGGGAGCGCTGCTGCCAGCCTTTGGCTGGCTGCCGGTGCTGGGCGGCGAACAGATCAGCCTTGCCCCGATGCGGGAGCTTTTGGCCATTCCGGGGCTTGGCCGTTCGGTGCTGCTCAGCCTTGCCAGCGGTCTGGTGACGACGCTGTTGGCCCTTCTGATGGTCATCGGGTTGCTTGCAGGCTGGTCGGGCACGCGCCTGTTCCGCTGGTTGGAGCGGCTGATTTCGCCGCTTCTGTCCATTCCCCATGCGGCGGCGGCGTTGGGGCTTGCCTTCCTGTTTGCACCCTCCGGCTGGCTCGTGCGCATGGTCTCGCCACACCTCACGGGCTGGTCTCGACCGCCAGACTGGCTGTTCCCGCATGATCCCTTTGGCCTTGCGATGATTGCCGGGCTGACGATCAAGGAAATTCCCTTTCTGCTGTTGGTCAGCCTTGCCGCTCTGCCCCAGGTCAATCCACGCGCCATGACCGAAGTTGCCCGCAGCCTTGGCTATGGTCCCGTCATGGGCTGGCTGCATGCAGTTTGGCCGCGCCTTTATCGCCAGATCCGTCTGCCGGTGTTCGCGGTCATCGCCTATGCCTCGTCGGTGGTCGACGTGGCGCTCATCCTCGGGCCGACCAACCCGCCGCCGCTCGCTGTCCAATTGACCCGCTGGATGAGCGACCCGGATCTGGCCATGCGCTTTCTGGCGTCCGCGGGGGCCATTCTCCAGCTTGTCGTCACACTGGCTGCACTGGCTCTTTGGTGGGGAGGCGAACGTCTGGCCGGGTGGTTGACTGGCTGTCTTGTGCTGTCCGGCGTTCGCTTCCAGCGTGATGACTGGCTACGGCGCCTGGCTGCGCTTCTCAACATGGTCGTCGTCGCGGTCATGCTTTGGGGCCTTGCCGGGCTGGTCCTGTGGTCGTTTGCCGGTCTCTGGCGCTTCCCCGAAGCCTTGCCTTCTGCGCTTTCTCTCAAGATCTGGCAGATGCAGGGGGGCATGCTGATCGAGCCGCTTCGCAATGCGGTTCTGATTGGCGGCCTGGCAACGGCCATCGGCCTCGTCCTAACCCTGTCCGTTCTAGAAGCCGAAAGCCGCCTTGGGGAGCGGGCCGGGCGCTGGTCGCAGTTGCTCGTCTATCTGCCTCTGATCGTGCCGCAGGTGGCGTTCCTTTTTGGCCTGCAACTGATCATCCTGTCTTCCGGCGGGGCCTATTCGCTCTGGGCGATGGTGCTGGGGCATCTGGTCTTTGTGCTGCCCTATGTCTTCCTGTCGCTTGGCGATCAATGGCGCGCGCTCGATCCACGTTATGCCCGCATGGCGGCTTCGCTCGGCCATTCCGCGTGGACGACCTTCTGGTGTCTGCGCCTGCCATTGCTGACAAGACCAATCCTCACCGCCGCCGCTGTTGGCTTCGCGGTATCGATTGGACAATATCTGCCAACGCTGCTGATTGGGGGTGGCCGTTGGGAGACCATCACCACTGAAGCGGTGGCCCTCAGCGCCGGGGGCAATCGGCGGCTGATCGGTGTCTATGCCCTGATGCAGATGCTGCTGCCCTTCTGCGCCTTTCTCATCGCCATGGGGCTTCCGGCCCTGCTGTTCAGAAACCGGCGTGGCATGGCCCCGACGACCACCCGATGA
- a CDS encoding ATP-binding cassette domain-containing protein, producing the protein MQDMTPYDAASSDLTLEKVQIRLHDACLIDLSLTISAGEIATVMGPSGSGKSSLLAFVGGFLAPGFAATGRVLLGGQEVTGLPAEQRHIGILFQDPLLFPHLSVGGNLAFGLSRRVKGRAERARRVAEALESINLGGYEARDPETLSGGQKARVALARVLLSEPLALLLDEPFSKLDSDLRAQMRQQVFDRARSEGLPTLLVTHDEEDATAAAGPIIRLAQRGGLG; encoded by the coding sequence ATGCAGGATATGACTCCATATGACGCCGCGTCGAGCGACCTGACCCTCGAGAAGGTGCAGATCCGGTTGCACGATGCCTGCCTCATTGACCTGTCTCTGACCATCAGCGCCGGAGAGATCGCCACCGTCATGGGGCCATCCGGTTCTGGCAAGTCCTCGCTGCTGGCCTTTGTTGGCGGTTTCCTGGCGCCGGGCTTCGCAGCGACTGGCCGCGTCCTGCTCGGAGGGCAGGAGGTGACTGGCCTGCCAGCCGAGCAGCGCCATATCGGCATCCTGTTTCAGGATCCGCTGCTGTTTCCCCATCTCTCGGTCGGTGGCAATCTCGCCTTCGGCCTGTCCCGCCGCGTCAAGGGCAGGGCCGAGCGGGCCCGAAGGGTTGCCGAGGCGCTGGAAAGCATCAACCTTGGCGGTTATGAAGCCCGCGACCCGGAAACCCTGTCCGGCGGGCAGAAGGCGCGGGTGGCGCTCGCCCGTGTCCTGTTGTCCGAACCACTCGCCTTGCTGCTCGATGAGCCCTTCTCCAAGCTGGATTCGGATCTGAGGGCCCAGATGCGACAGCAGGTGTTTGACCGGGCACGGTCAGAAGGCTTGCCGACTTTGCTGGTCACCCACGACGAAGAAGATGCGACTGCGGCGGCTGGCCCCATCATTCGCCTTGCACAGAGGGGTGGGCTGGGATGA
- the hrpB gene encoding ATP-dependent helicase HrpB, producing MTETTSISLPDLPIREALPGLLAALAKGTRAVLIAPPGAGKTTCVPLALLDQGWLKAMTAVGNGRIIMLEPRRLAAKAAARRMAQLIGEPVGKRIGYRVRMESRISRETVVEVVTEGVFARMIVDDPSLEGVAAVLFDEFHERSLDADMSLAFALEAQAALRDDLRLIVMSATLDGGRVASILDGAPVIESMGRAFPVETRHLPRKPQDRLEEAVTDAVMQALRDDQGSLLVFLPGQAEIHRVEERLAQRLKSSLDKDIILAPLYGAMEGRDQDRAIASPPQGKRKIVLATSIAETSLTIDGVRVIIDAGLVRRPRFEPNLGISRLETVRVSRASADQRQGRAGRTEPGVCYRLWDKGQTAALPAFEPPEILETDLSRLVLDLALWGESDPSRLKWLDEPPAAGWAEAVRLLQSFGALDPTGALTEHGRELAQLPLSPRLAHMLVRARAFGAESLAAMMAALLSEGGRLRHNDMRRLLQDLIAGKLPRAKEIKALSRRWIGSRSEERPNPEEAGRILALAYPDRIAMRRGAEGRYLLASGRGGVLQPDDPLNAEHFLVVADLQGAAANARITLAAPITRKVIEDDFADLITEAEAISFDRDSGAVSARLQTLLGRIVLAEKRLKQPSSEAIVSALLAAIRKGGLRLLPFTKEIERWRGRVCYAAEREEGWPVLSDQGLLDGLEDWLAPFLAGKMALSDISAADLSAALRAMVPYDRLATLDADLPTHYEVPTGSRIPIDYAAENGPVLAVRVQELFGLDQHPTIMGGKLPLLLHLLSPAHRPIQVTRDLPGFWRGSWRDVRADMRGQYPKHVWPEDPINTEATRRAKTRK from the coding sequence ATGACCGAAACGACATCCATTTCCTTGCCTGATCTGCCCATCCGAGAGGCGCTGCCAGGCCTGCTGGCTGCTTTGGCCAAAGGGACACGCGCGGTTCTGATCGCTCCACCCGGCGCGGGCAAGACCACCTGCGTACCGCTGGCGCTGCTCGATCAGGGCTGGCTCAAAGCCATGACCGCCGTGGGCAATGGCCGGATCATCATGCTTGAGCCCCGCCGCCTTGCAGCCAAGGCGGCCGCCCGTCGCATGGCCCAGCTCATTGGCGAGCCGGTCGGCAAGCGCATTGGCTATCGGGTGCGGATGGAAAGCCGTATCTCGAGAGAAACTGTCGTCGAGGTGGTGACCGAGGGCGTTTTCGCCCGGATGATCGTCGATGACCCGAGCCTTGAAGGCGTTGCGGCGGTGCTGTTCGATGAATTTCACGAGCGCAGTCTCGACGCCGACATGTCTCTGGCCTTCGCGCTCGAGGCACAGGCAGCCCTACGAGATGACCTGCGCCTCATTGTCATGTCCGCGACCCTCGATGGTGGCCGCGTCGCCTCTATCCTCGATGGGGCCCCGGTCATAGAGAGCATGGGTCGAGCCTTTCCTGTCGAGACCCGCCATCTGCCACGCAAGCCGCAAGACCGGCTGGAAGAGGCAGTCACCGATGCGGTCATGCAGGCCCTGCGGGACGATCAGGGCTCGCTGCTGGTCTTCCTGCCCGGTCAGGCCGAAATCCATCGGGTTGAGGAACGCCTCGCCCAGCGGCTGAAAAGCAGCCTCGACAAGGACATCATTCTTGCCCCGCTCTATGGTGCGATGGAGGGCCGGGATCAGGACCGCGCGATTGCCTCGCCGCCCCAGGGCAAGCGTAAGATCGTGCTGGCCACCTCGATCGCCGAAACCTCGCTGACCATCGACGGCGTGCGCGTCATCATAGATGCAGGCCTTGTCCGCCGCCCCCGTTTCGAACCGAACCTTGGCATCTCGCGGCTGGAGACGGTGCGGGTGTCCCGCGCCAGCGCCGATCAGCGACAGGGCCGTGCCGGGCGCACGGAACCGGGCGTCTGCTATCGCCTATGGGACAAGGGTCAGACCGCCGCACTGCCAGCCTTCGAGCCACCGGAAATTCTTGAGACGGATCTTTCCCGCCTCGTGCTGGATCTCGCGCTATGGGGCGAAAGCGACCCGTCCCGGCTCAAATGGCTTGATGAGCCTCCTGCTGCCGGTTGGGCCGAGGCGGTCCGGCTGTTGCAATCCTTCGGTGCGCTGGACCCGACCGGGGCCTTGACAGAGCACGGCAGGGAGCTTGCGCAACTGCCACTGTCGCCGCGTCTGGCGCATATGCTGGTGCGGGCTCGGGCATTCGGTGCCGAGAGCCTTGCCGCCATGATGGCTGCGCTGTTGAGCGAGGGCGGGCGTCTGCGCCACAATGACATGCGTCGCCTGTTGCAGGACCTGATTGCAGGCAAGCTGCCCCGCGCCAAGGAAATCAAGGCCCTCAGCCGTCGCTGGATCGGCAGCCGCTCCGAAGAGCGCCCCAACCCCGAGGAGGCTGGTCGCATTCTGGCGCTGGCCTATCCGGACCGGATTGCCATGCGCCGCGGGGCCGAGGGGCGCTATCTGCTGGCGTCCGGCCGGGGCGGAGTTCTGCAACCCGACGACCCGCTCAATGCGGAACATTTCCTTGTGGTGGCGGATCTGCAGGGTGCGGCGGCCAATGCCCGTATCACGCTTGCCGCTCCCATCACCCGCAAGGTCATCGAAGACGACTTCGCAGATCTCATCACCGAGGCGGAAGCGATCAGCTTTGACCGCGACAGCGGCGCGGTCTCTGCCAGACTGCAAACTCTGCTGGGGCGCATCGTGCTGGCCGAGAAGAGACTGAAGCAACCCTCATCCGAAGCCATCGTCAGCGCCCTGCTGGCGGCGATACGCAAGGGCGGTCTGCGCCTGTTGCCCTTCACCAAAGAGATCGAACGCTGGCGCGGTCGCGTCTGTTATGCGGCCGAGCGCGAGGAAGGCTGGCCCGTTCTCTCCGATCAGGGTCTGCTCGATGGTCTGGAAGACTGGCTTGCGCCGTTTCTTGCCGGCAAGATGGCGCTGTCGGACATTTCTGCCGCCGACCTGTCTGCCGCGCTCCGGGCAATGGTGCCCTATGACCGGCTGGCAACACTGGATGCCGATCTGCCCACCCATTATGAGGTGCCCACCGGCTCGCGCATTCCCATCGACTATGCCGCCGAAAACGGACCGGTTCTGGCGGTGCGGGTGCAGGAACTGTTCGGGCTCGATCAACATCCCACGATCATGGGAGGCAAGCTGCCGCTGCTCTTGCATCTGCTCTCTCCGGCCCACCGTCCCATTCAGGTTACGCGGGATCTGCCCGGTTTCTGGCGCGGTTCATGGAGGGATGTCCGCGCCGACATGCGCGGTCAGTATCCCAAGCATGTCTGGCCCGAAGATCCGATCAACACAGAAGCCACCCGCCGTGCCAAGACGCGCAAATGA
- a CDS encoding BMP family ABC transporter substrate-binding protein, whose amino-acid sequence MLRQFFGAAALATMMVAAPALAAEVKPAVVYDLGGKNDQSFNQSAFHGAEAYKTDTGTDYRDFEIQNDTQREQALRRFAERGYDPIVAIGFSQAEALKKVAPEFPETKFAIVDMVVDLPNVRSIVFKEHEGSFLVGLLAAKASKTAKVGFVGGMDIPLIRAFACGYKQGAKAANPDIEIYENMIGTTGAAWNDPVKGGELTKSQIDRGADVIYHAAGGSGAGVLQAAADAGKLGIGVDSNQNGLHPGNVLTSMVKRVDTAVYNAFKDLASDNWSSGIYVLGLAENGVAWADDENNKDLITADMRAAVDQASKDIIDGKIVVHDYRADNSCPF is encoded by the coding sequence ATGTTGCGTCAATTTTTCGGTGCCGCTGCACTGGCAACCATGATGGTTGCAGCACCAGCACTTGCTGCTGAAGTGAAGCCTGCCGTGGTCTATGACCTTGGCGGCAAGAACGACCAGTCCTTCAACCAGTCCGCCTTCCACGGCGCTGAAGCCTACAAGACGGACACTGGTACCGACTATCGTGATTTCGAAATCCAGAACGACACCCAGCGTGAACAGGCTCTGCGCCGTTTCGCCGAAAGAGGCTATGACCCGATCGTCGCAATCGGTTTCTCTCAGGCCGAAGCCCTCAAGAAGGTTGCTCCCGAATTTCCGGAAACCAAGTTCGCGATCGTTGACATGGTTGTCGACCTGCCAAACGTACGCTCCATCGTCTTCAAAGAACATGAAGGCTCCTTCCTCGTCGGTCTGCTGGCAGCTAAGGCTTCCAAGACTGCCAAAGTCGGCTTTGTCGGCGGCATGGACATTCCGCTCATCCGCGCTTTCGCTTGCGGCTACAAGCAGGGTGCAAAGGCAGCCAATCCGGACATCGAGATCTATGAAAACATGATCGGCACCACCGGCGCTGCATGGAACGACCCTGTCAAGGGTGGCGAACTGACCAAATCCCAGATCGACCGTGGCGCAGACGTGATCTATCACGCCGCTGGCGGCTCGGGCGCTGGCGTGCTGCAGGCAGCAGCTGACGCTGGCAAACTGGGCATCGGTGTTGACTCCAACCAGAACGGCCTGCATCCGGGTAACGTGCTGACTTCCATGGTCAAACGTGTTGATACTGCCGTTTACAATGCCTTCAAGGACCTTGCTTCAGACAACTGGTCTTCGGGCATCTATGTTCTTGGTCTTGCTGAAAACGGCGTGGCCTGGGCTGACGACGAAAACAACAAGGACCTGATCACTGCCGACATGCGCGCAGCTGTCGATCAGGCTTCCAAGGACATCATCGACGGCAAGATTGTCGTTCATGATTACCGTGCGGACAACAGCTGCCCGTTCTAA
- a CDS encoding ABC transporter ATP-binding protein — protein sequence MPAIRLVGIEKRFGPVFANRNIDLTVAKGSIHGIIGENGAGKSTLMSILYGFYQADSGDIYVNGKRQKISDSQKAIAIGIGMVHQHFMLVENFSVLENVVLGVEGGALLGKGMDKARSELKRLADEYDLRIDPEAIVEELPVGLQQRVEILKALYRGADILILDEPTGVLTPAEADHLFRILGQLRDQGKTILLITHKLREIMAITDRVSVMRRGEMVGSVHTAETSVEQLAEMMVGRHVLLNVEKTESKPGDEILSVENLTVIDKRGVKRVKDVSFSVHAGEIVGIAGVSGNGQSELMEAVAGMITASNGTVRINGEAVDVTGKADALERRHRGMAHVPEDRHRTGLVTKFPARENMILGYQDQKKYGQGMFLDLGAILKETQDFMVDFDVRPPDPNLKAANFSGGNQQKLVLAREMERNPDILIVGQPTRGVDIGAIEFIHKRLIEMRDAGKAILLVSVELDEIRSLSDRILVMFDGTIVGERPAGASEQELGLMMAGIADTSGVADKDATPSADTVGAE from the coding sequence GTGCCCGCCATTCGACTGGTCGGAATCGAAAAGCGGTTTGGCCCGGTCTTCGCCAACAGGAACATTGACCTGACGGTCGCCAAGGGATCAATCCACGGGATCATCGGCGAAAACGGCGCAGGCAAATCCACCCTGATGTCCATTCTCTATGGCTTCTATCAGGCCGACAGTGGCGATATCTATGTCAATGGCAAGCGCCAGAAAATCTCCGATAGCCAGAAGGCCATCGCCATCGGGATCGGCATGGTGCATCAGCATTTCATGCTGGTGGAGAATTTCTCGGTGCTGGAGAATGTCGTGCTCGGCGTCGAGGGCGGCGCCTTGCTTGGCAAGGGTATGGACAAGGCTCGCTCGGAGCTGAAGCGGCTGGCCGATGAATATGACCTCCGGATCGATCCGGAAGCGATTGTCGAGGAACTCCCTGTTGGCTTGCAGCAGCGGGTCGAGATCCTCAAGGCGCTTTATCGCGGCGCCGACATCCTCATCCTGGATGAACCAACCGGCGTTCTGACCCCGGCCGAGGCCGACCATCTGTTCCGCATTCTGGGGCAGCTCAGGGATCAGGGCAAAACAATTCTGCTGATCACCCATAAGCTGCGCGAGATCATGGCCATCACTGATCGGGTGTCGGTTATGCGCCGTGGCGAAATGGTCGGGTCCGTCCATACTGCCGAAACCTCGGTCGAGCAGCTTGCCGAAATGATGGTCGGACGCCATGTGCTGCTCAACGTCGAGAAGACCGAGAGCAAGCCGGGCGACGAGATTCTGTCGGTCGAGAATCTGACCGTGATCGACAAGCGCGGCGTCAAGCGGGTCAAGGACGTGTCCTTCTCCGTGCATGCCGGTGAGATTGTCGGTATTGCCGGTGTTTCCGGCAATGGCCAGAGCGAACTGATGGAAGCTGTTGCGGGCATGATCACCGCCAGCAATGGCACGGTCAGGATCAATGGCGAGGCGGTCGATGTGACCGGCAAGGCCGATGCGCTGGAGCGCCGCCATCGTGGCATGGCCCATGTGCCCGAAGATCGTCATCGCACGGGGCTTGTGACCAAGTTTCCGGCAAGGGAAAACATGATCCTGGGCTATCAGGACCAGAAGAAATATGGTCAGGGCATGTTCCTTGATCTGGGGGCCATTCTGAAAGAGACCCAGGATTTCATGGTCGATTTCGATGTGCGCCCGCCCGACCCGAACCTGAAGGCCGCCAACTTCTCCGGCGGCAACCAGCAGAAGCTGGTTCTGGCGCGCGAAATGGAGCGCAACCCAGACATCCTGATCGTTGGCCAGCCAACCCGTGGTGTGGACATCGGCGCCATCGAATTCATTCACAAGCGCCTCATCGAGATGCGCGATGCGGGCAAGGCCATTTTGCTGGTCTCGGTGGAGCTCGACGAGATCCGCTCCCTGTCCGACCGCATTCTGGTGATGTTCGACGGAACCATCGTCGGGGAACGCCCGGCAGGGGCCAGTGAACAGGAGCTCGGCCTGATGATGGCCGGTATCGCCGATACATCCGGTGTTGCAGACAAAGATGCAACGCCGTCTGCGGACACTGTGGGGGCTGAATAG